The nucleotide window CCTGCCGCTCGATCCCGAGATCGCGTCGCGTCCCCTGGTCGTCGGCCCTGGACCCTTCGGGTGGGCCATGAACGGCGTTCCCTTCGAGCCGGTCGCCGCCGAGTACTACCTCGGCCGCCCCTCGACCGGTTGGCGCTACGAGGCGCTGTCCGGCGCGGTTCCCCTCGGGCTCGACGCCAACCACGCCCACGTGCAGCCGAGCGGCGCCTACCACTACCACGGACTCCCGACGCTGCTGCTCGAGGCCTTCGATGTTCCCTCCGACAGGCATTCGCCCTTGATCGGCTGGGCCGCCGACGGTTTCCCGATCTACGCGCTCGCCGGCCATGCCGACCCGAGCGATGCGGGCTCGCCTGTGATCGAGATGACCTCGAGCTATCGCCGAAAGGTCGGCCGGCGCCCGAGCGGCGGGGACAATCCTGGCGGCTACTACGACGGCACCTTCGTCACCGACTACGAATTCCGCGTCGGCAGCGGCACGCTGGACCAATGCAACGGCCGGACCACGGTGACGCCCGAGTTCCCGGAAGGGACCTACGCCTATTTCCTGACCCAGGACTGGCCGGTCATCCCGCGCTGCTTCCGCGCCCCGCCGGTTTCCGGGTTCCGTCGCTGACTAATCGGTCAAATAGGCCTTCAGAAGGGTCGCGCTGTTCCGTTCCTCGTCGCGCGCGGCGTAGACGAAGGTAACCGGGCCTTCGGCGCAGAGCGCCCGCAGCGCGGCGACGGCGTCCGGGTTGGCGTCGAGCTCTGCCCGGTAGCGCTGCTGGAATTCCGGCCAGAGCTCCGGCCGGTGACCGTACCAGCGGCGCAGTTCGGGGCTGGGGGCGATCTCCTTGGTCCAATGGTCGATAGCCGCCTTTTGCTTGGTCAGTCCGCGCGGCCAGAGCCGCTCGACCAGGATGCGGATCCCGTCTCCGGGGTCGGGCGGCTCGTAGGCGCGCTTCAGGGCGATGGTGCTCAAGGGGCTGGCTCCGCTTGCGGCGGCCGGTGGGGCTGACCAGATTCAGGCCATGGCCAAGACCAGAGTCTACTACAACTCGGCCTGCCCGGTCTGCGACGCCGGGATCCGCTTGCAGCGGCGCTCGCTGTCGGGTCGCGAGGCTGAGGTCGAATGGATCGACGTCCACGCCGACAACGCGGCCGCGGCCGAGGTCGGCGGGGATCTGGAGTTCGTGCGCGAGCGTCTCCACGTGGTCGACGGCGCCGGCAGGCTCAGGGTCGGCGCCGAGGCCTTCGTAGCGCTCTGGCGCCTCACGCCGGGGCAGGGCTGGCTGGCGCGGGTCGGCGCCCTGCCCCTGGTCCGCACGCTGTTCCGCTGGGCCTACAACGCCTTCGCCGCCGAGCTCTACCGCTGGAACCGGGCCCGGCGGCGCTGGTAGCCGGCAAGACCGCTATCCCCGCCGCTTGCGTGACTTCAGTGAAAGAAGGAAGCGGGGCAGCTCTCCTCGATGACCCGTTGCTGACGCGATGACAGGGCTGTCAGCATGTCGGTCTCGATGATCTCCTCCAAGAGACGGACCGAAACGCGGAACCGTGGCAGATAGCTGCGGTTGCTCGCGCCGTCCTTGAGCGGGCTGTGGTTGAGGTTCGGGAGCAGATAGGCATTGGCCCTTTGGCGTGCCGGATCGTAGATGATCTTGAACAGCCCGGCGGGAACGGCCACCCCGGCCTCGCAGCGCACCGTGGCGTCGTCATCGTTCGCGTCGCAGATCGACTGCTTCGCCGGGGCCGGAAGCCGGATCTCCGCGCCACAAGGGTTGCTCGTGGCAGGTAGCAGGATCTCGTCGCCGCTGGCTGGCTGATAGACCGGGCCGCTGATCACATAAATCACGCCGCGCGAACGAGCCACATCTCGGACCAAGCCTTCGAGACCGGACCACACACCGCTGTTGAAGCCGGCCCCGATCTGCGGCAAGGCGTTGGAGTAGACGAAGGTGCCCTTCATCATATCGAGGTCGAAGTTGTAGTCCTCCGAGGCCGCCTGATGGCCCCGCGCAAAGCTGCTGTTTGTGTAGTCCTGATTCCTCGCGCGGCGGTCCCTGGGCGCCGCTCTTTCCTGCACGAAGCTTTTCTTGGGCCGGTGATTGTCGCCGCTGACCTGCTCGGCCGTCATCCTTTGCAGCACCCAGTCGGGGGTCTTGGTCGTGTTGTTGTGGAGGGTGAGAAATCCGTCGTGGCAGACATGAACGAAGTCGCCTTCGCCGAAGTCCTTCTCAATGCCGGGCAGCCCGATCTCTTCCCAGAGTTCTCGGCAGGTCTCCGGGTCGGTCACCTCCTGGGCCCCGGCCGAGCCGAGCAGGGCAGCTGCAAGGATCGGAACGGCCGAACAGATCGCCAATTGAGTCTTTCGGAACACGGCTCGCCTACTCCATGCCTAACCCGGCTGTTGCGGAGCGTCTGGCTTCTTGTCGCCCTGCTTGCCCTTGTCCTTTTGACTGCCGACCGCCTTGGACACCACGAAGCTGCCGCCGCTGATGCCCAGGAGACCGAGCACGTTTGTCGGGATCTCCACGAAGGCGCCGGTCTCGATACAGAGCAGGAGGTAGAGTCCCGCGATGACGAAAGTGAAGATCAGGAACTGAAAGCGGGAGAGGCTCGCTTTCTGGCCCAGTTCTCTGTTGTTCGGGTCGATCGGTTCGGAGACCAGGCCCTTCAGGTCGATCTTGTTCGTGACGATCAACCAGAGGACCGTGGCGGCGAAGCCCAGCAAAATGACGGTGATGGCAATAAAGCCAATGTGCGATATGTCCGGCGCGTTCATCGTCTTCTCCAGCACTATGATTTGAAGAGTTTGCCCGCCAAATAGAGGCCGTTGCTGCCCACCAAGACGGCCAACAGGCTCTCGGGCACATCGGGAAGGGATGGCTTGTTTTCCGCGTTCATGACCGGCCCGCTATCCAGGACGAGGAGGGCGTAGCCGCCGATTATCAGCAGGAAGGCGATCAAGGACTGCACCCTGGAGGGGAGATAGGCGGGCGTGTCCTGCGCGTTACCGGGCGATCCCTGCTCCCTGAACAGGC belongs to Kiloniellales bacterium and includes:
- a CDS encoding YHYH protein is translated as MKRMVFAAVVAGAFAGVFLAQDRWGAGDLRAQAPRGGPPPEAFAACDGAVQGEACTMRTPRGSLDGACRVTPGEGRLACVPEGGPPQRGGGERRLRVHTVVQSEGDPALYPATAWPQGRSRANVTVEGGWRVIRANGIPNHQTGVFPNSGNPNRIAEQSTLVRLPLDPEIASRPLVVGPGPFGWAMNGVPFEPVAAEYYLGRPSTGWRYEALSGAVPLGLDANHAHVQPSGAYHYHGLPTLLLEAFDVPSDRHSPLIGWAADGFPIYALAGHADPSDAGSPVIEMTSSYRRKVGRRPSGGDNPGGYYDGTFVTDYEFRVGSGTLDQCNGRTTVTPEFPEGTYAYFLTQDWPVIPRCFRAPPVSGFRR
- a CDS encoding DUF488 domain-containing protein produces the protein MSTIALKRAYEPPDPGDGIRILVERLWPRGLTKQKAAIDHWTKEIAPSPELRRWYGHRPELWPEFQQRYRAELDANPDAVAALRALCAEGPVTFVYAARDEERNSATLLKAYLTD
- a CDS encoding DUF393 domain-containing protein produces the protein MAKTRVYYNSACPVCDAGIRLQRRSLSGREAEVEWIDVHADNAAAAEVGGDLEFVRERLHVVDGAGRLRVGAEAFVALWRLTPGQGWLARVGALPLVRTLFRWAYNAFAAELYRWNRARRRW
- a CDS encoding DNA/RNA non-specific endonuclease, with the protein product MFRKTQLAICSAVPILAAALLGSAGAQEVTDPETCRELWEEIGLPGIEKDFGEGDFVHVCHDGFLTLHNNTTKTPDWVLQRMTAEQVSGDNHRPKKSFVQERAAPRDRRARNQDYTNSSFARGHQAASEDYNFDLDMMKGTFVYSNALPQIGAGFNSGVWSGLEGLVRDVARSRGVIYVISGPVYQPASGDEILLPATSNPCGAEIRLPAPAKQSICDANDDDATVRCEAGVAVPAGLFKIIYDPARQRANAYLLPNLNHSPLKDGASNRSYLPRFRVSVRLLEEIIETDMLTALSSRQQRVIEESCPASFFH